The DNA region TACCAAATGCAGAACTGTAAGGTTGCTAATACTCgccaaaaacaattaacacaATGCGTGACCAAAgtattgaacatttaaatactccAAGTAAATACTGAaggaacaaaaaaataaataaaaaaatgtagtaCTTTCACAAAGTATTACTCACAGTGCTAAGATATCCACGCAGTGCCATGTTTATCACAGAACTAAAACAATACGATTGCACCAAAAAAGAACTGGTGATTGACGGGTTGGGCTTACGACCCAAGTCTTTTATATGTGATCTATGTGTGTATGTGACAATCGGTAAACTCAAGGATAATCATTCGTAGCAATGGGATTTTTTGGACAATGTCAATTACGAGCAACGATGTCGCTGATAGACTTCTCATTCATAAATTAGTACCTGTTCGTgatatttagttataattagtAATAGGTTCTTCAACACGGATTTGTGGGTAGATGTCgggaaataattaagaatactctcaagattaaataaacaatacacaAGGCTTGGTTTGTACTGTTTAAACAACTAAAATCTTTGTTGGAACAGATTTGGTAATGATTTTGAGGAGAGATCAAAAATCATCAGTAATAGAATAGAAACATGTTCAGTTTAATTAGTTTGGACGATGTAGACTTAATGttgttattcattattttgtaaatagtaTAACAAAGTAGTATGAAATCAGTggttaacttttttaattatatatttattataaaattattgtgaaacaATATACCTGCATATGTAAAactttagtaataaatatttaaataaatttcttttttgtaatatatttaatgatttatcttttcattttcttagaAGTACAATTATGATgtgtaaaaaaagtattaataaaaaattctaatatgaaaaataataattaatataccaGTAATCTGCcctaaatataacatatatgtataaaattaaatttgcaaaataatCTTTACATAGAATATAATCAAGATTGTtagaataatgaaaataatgattttatcttTTTGAGGTAGTGGTAATGATACAGACAGATACAAGCAATGTCTTATGATTACTAAATGAAATGTTACATAAATAGTAATAGTCCATAATTgtatgtatttgttttttgatttttaaacaaagttaatcacttaataattttttataaaatttctcatgAAGAATTCAAGAAGTGTATTGTGATAAGAGAGACTCTTACTTACAGACTACAAacctataaattaataaatattttcttataaacaagaaaatatagCAGAAATACTGtacgttattaaaaaattaattaattaatattattaaagagcCTAAAGAGCTACGTAAATAAAAAGACgaggaataataaataaataatttattttattctaattacacactaaaataatttatcttccTAATCCAATTCCGCCGATTCCACCGTGAGCGAATCCACCACCTAATCCGCCAGCGTATCCTCCGCCCAATGCTCCTCCATATCCTCCTCCATATCCTCCTCCGTATCCACCACCGTATCCACCTCCGTATCCTCCAGCATATCCTCCCCTGTAGCCTCCGAAGCCGGCTCCGTATCCTCCCAGACCGCCTAGCAAGCTTCCGTGGCCACCGCCGAATCCACCTCCGTAGCCGGCGCCGTAGCCGCCGCCAAGACCACCAATGCCGGCATAACCGACCTTTTTGACGGCGAGCACCCCGACGCCACCGACTCCACCTACACCACCTAGACCACCGACTCCACCTACACCACCTAGACCACCGACGCCACCGACGCCGCCGATGCCACCGACGCCTCCGATGCCTCCGATGCCTCCGATGCCACCAATCGGTCTGGGTTCAGGGACTGGAGCTGGGATTGAAGAGGCAAGGGTTACAATGACCAAGAGAATTAGCAGCTGTAATCAATGATTTGTGTaggattaaaaattttatatgtaaatctaattttgatttatataaaatgtatttcatagtattttaaatttttctgttttttattttaattataaagatttaacaaatctaattatttggtttaaaatttgaataaaaacaactaaaaaaattgcttaCCTTGCTAATACTAAAATATCCACCGTACTCCATTATGGACCAACTAAAAGCAACAGTAAAAAATTGGTGCTAATTTATGGACTGCCAAATTTGCAATATTGAATTTTCTGTTAGCTCAGGTCTTTTTATATAGAGGGGCATAGGTGGAGCTATAAGGTAATTAACCCGAAGGCATTTtcgtagatttttttttattaatttacggaCAGTGAACCGTTGGCCATAACATCTAATGATCTAGCCAAGTCTTGATGATAGTCAAAGTCCAACATGCTGTCAGTTAATCATGATTTTACGCTTTAGTATCTGTATCACAGCTAGATTTGAGTCAAATTAATTGACCACTAATGCAAATTTGGATTTgccaatatttattgttatttactgTATAAACAGTTTTATCACTTTTTTGACCTCAATAATCAAGAAAGTTATAACAGTAAAAACAGAAATAgatgattttattgaataataaaaaaaacaccacattaagtttctaaataatatgcattaacatatttaaatattattaagtcgTTATTAATAAACGCCAAAAAATCCCCtattatagatatttgttttaatattttttctaattatttacctttttagttagtacattcattaaaaatgttgggACATCTTAATaaacaagatatttttttgGCAATTTCTTCAATTATCGAGTTTGGAGAGcaacaaagtaattaaatttaaagcaattttattaaaagtattttacacAATTATCGACCACGCACATTTCCATTTGGATCCATATCTGGATATTCCGAATACGGATATGGATATGGATAACCATAAGGGTTTCCATAAGGATAAGCATTGTTAGAAGCATAATTGCTCCCTCCCCCATATCCGTATCCATATCCATAATTGGGAAAGCCGTATCCGTATCCATAACCATATCCATAATTCAAATTCTTGTTTGAATTTGAGTTGTAGTTGGTGGTGCCAAGTCCGAGCAGATCCTTAAGCAAACCGAAGAATATTGGGGCAGCTGACGTTCGTgctataattactaaaatgacCAGGAATTTCAGCatctaaaaaaatgaattatattaagtaaACAAGTTACTCATAATGTTTCTCATAGTAATAATGTCCTtcgtttatttacttaaaagaaCCAACAACGATAGTATTTAGTAATTGAAGACATGTCACAACTGGGAAGTCCACAgtttacttaaaagttattcaTTGATTTATACCACACGTAAAAacgtatattaaaatgtgaaaacatTCACGtacaaaacacaatttacaaaCACATTTCTGATTACTTAGACCTTGAACCTAACTCTTTAGTACTGAATGTGAGTGTATCAACCAAAATAATAtcccaataaaaaatgtacagaaACAGTATTTACATGACGATACGTATCTTATTATGCCCCAGACAGTCACGaacgattttttaaatttaaatatacaccaACATTCAAATGCGGGAAAAATATGCCCATCGTTGTACATCAACGCGATTAATTACATTGTAATTATTGATGATCTCAACTGACATGTGCAAAGAATTACATAAAACTACCGAggggaaattattttttaataattgtgtgtTTGAAAAATGTGTTCGGTTATTTTGTCAGGGTTTcccagtaaaaaaaaatacaatgcgGTGTCGCAAAAATGTGttgcattattaatttagggtttcatttttatttttttttaaattgcctAATGGTGTAATTTTGGAACGTGTTCAACCTAGAGAATATACCGAATGACGACGTCGTTTCGTCCTATCCGGCTTAAAGTGAGTCACAAAGAATAATCTTGCCTTCTAAATAGGCAAGGTTTGTCAATATTGTCTTAACAAACTGTAATCCAAATTGACGGACATTCGCATGTATAAACATCGACCGTTAAAAAGTGTTACGTAGCTGGTGTTTCCCATGatataagttaattatatatttacaacacGTCTGGATCTGTTGTCGCGATTTAATAAACACtctattttcagatattctaTCATATGCAATTTGAATGTTAATTGAGATTTTTTgactttaattgattattttattagatcaGGAACCAATAAATTCTttccttataaaatttaactcattaattg from Aethina tumida isolate Nest 87 chromosome 1, icAetTumi1.1, whole genome shotgun sequence includes:
- the LOC109604862 gene encoding uncharacterized protein LOC109604862: MEYGGYFSISKLLILLVIVTLASSIPAPVPEPRPIGGIGGIGGIGGVGGIGGVGGVGGLGGVGGVGGLGGVGGVGGVGVLAVKKVGYAGIGGLGGGYGAGYGGGFGGGHGSLLGGLGGYGAGFGGYRGGYAGGYGGGYGGGYGGGYGGGYGGALGGGYAGGLGGGFAHGGIGGIGLGR
- the LOC109604422 gene encoding shematrin-like protein 1; its protein translation is MGIFFPHLNMLKFLVILVIIARTSAAPIFFGLLKDLLGLGTTNYNSNSNKNLNYGYGYGYGYGFPNYGYGYGYGGGSNYASNNAYPYGNPYGYPYPYPYSEYPDMDPNGNVRGR